Proteins encoded by one window of Tubulanus polymorphus chromosome 7, tnTubPoly1.2, whole genome shotgun sequence:
- the LOC141909089 gene encoding E3 ubiquitin-protein ligase TRAIP-like — MKIGCSICCEAYEDNAEVSAIICGHTFHQRCLNQWVNQSKTCPQCRKPFRTNELIKKLYFDNHDDSIVGSNGDGDVGRLRNELNSVQASLSMKEKDLSGVRAQVVELTQKKLQLTASLNDEMAVSKTLRGQVRFLKEQQKLVDVAKQEAHQAKQTMQELKDVRTILTGCETEIQELLSEKNANGDSKMKQMCTYVVALKRELVKFKELRDGQKRTLKDYNLRLLNCKQKLKDRDDKIADLEQRMKFYLMKSTPTQEKVADKSSMSTRSVAFSALKLDDSVICLDDTPKTLRTTKSAPKLTIDLDSSSADMFSPDSERSTAAAPRKRPRADDDDEVSLPDIYSYNILKPANSNRYESKKRVGYDGLGGHSSFIRRNTAVIGGGVKPKAKSAKSTITLKKSQKTLTSLYNMKLN, encoded by the exons ATGAAGATCGGTTGTAGCATATGCTGCGAAGCGTACGAGGACAACGCCGAAGTATCGGCGATCATCTGCGGACATACGTTCCATCAACGGTGCCTGAATCAATGGGTGAATCAATCAAAAACATGTCCGCAATGTCGTAAACCGTTTCGCACGAACGAACTCATCAAAAAACTATATTTCGATAATCACGACGACTCGATCGTCGGTTCGAACGGCGACGGCGACGTCGGACGGTTGAGAAACGAACTCAATTCGGTGCAAGCGTCGTTGAGTATGAAAGAAAAAGATCTGAGCGGCGTGCGCGCGCAGGTCGTCGAGTTGACTCAGAAGAAGCTGCAATTGACGGCGTCTTTGAACGACGAAATGGCCGTCAGTAAAACGTTGCGCGGGCAGGTGCGGTTCCTGAAAGAGCAGCAGAAACTCGTGGACGTCGCGAAACAAGAAGCTCATCAAGCGAAACAGACGATGCAAGAATTGAAAGATGTCAGAACTATTCTAACAG GTTGCGAGACCGAAATTCAAGAACTGTTGAGCGAAAAAAACGCGAACGGCGATtcgaaaatgaaacaaatgtgCACGTACGTCGTCGCGTTGAAACGAGAACTCGTGAAATTCAAGGAACTGCGCGACGGACAAAAACGAACTCTGAAGGATTACAATCTCAGATTGCTCAACTGCAAGCAGAAACTTAAAGATCGCGATGATAAGATCGCCGACCTTGAGCAGCGTATGAAATTCTACCTCATGAAATCGACTCCCACTCAGGAAAAAGTCGCCGATAAATCATCGATGTCGACTCGTAGCGTCGCGTTTTCCGCGCTGAAACTCGACGATTCGGTCATTTGCTTGGACGATACGCCGAAAACTTTACGAACGACGAAATCGGCTCCGAAATTGACGATCGACTTGGACTCGTCGAGCGCGGATATGTTTTCTCCCGACTCGGAACGTAGTACCGCGGCGGCTCCGAGAAAACGTCCACgcgccgacgacgacgacgaagtcTCGTTACCggatatttacagttataacattttgaaACCGGCGAATTCGAATAGATACGAGTCGAAAAAACGCGTCGGATACGACGGACTCGGCGGACATTCATCGTTTATACGGAGAAATACTGCCGTAATCGGCGGCGGTGTTAAACCGAAAGCAAAATCAGCGAAATCGACGATTACATTGAAGAAAAGCCAAAAAACTTTAACGTCCTTATATAATATGAAGTTGAATTAG
- the LOC141909091 gene encoding galanin receptor type 1-like produces the protein MGEELYDDDFWSDFNCSGFYDPNCSELMNLSQFYMYYYEYSERAVLPEAIIVPLINGLIFIVGLTGNTLVVYVVIRNGAMKTVTNLYLVNLAIADLMFLVFCVPFTTWMYIYPNWMFGEEMCKFVNYLMVVTMAVSVMTLTVMGVDRYHAVVFPVRSRVYRTFERAVVVIGIIWVAAFMLLLPIAIITRIKALFDHGGQKNFCHEYWPVEAQRRAYTIIVFVLLYCLPLSIIVVCYLLMAKNLWMSISPAFQESNHAALKAFQARRRVAKMVLVVVIIFGLCWLPIHIVHIRNDFGMTGADGGVQIIDYVFKIFAHCMSYANSAVNPLVYSFLSENFRKCFRMAFICCEKKPRNRRIFTLMERGDVQSTGTSSSSRATPNNKEARIIAPPVDVKACSEMVYPEPTSV, from the exons ATGGGGGAGGAACTCTACGACGATGACTTTTGGAGtgattttaactgcagcgggTTCTACGATCCGAACTGCAGCGAGCTGATGAATTTATCTCAGTTTTACATGTACTATTACGAATATTCGGAGAGAGCAGTTCTTCCCGAAGCGATTATCGTTCCTCTGATAAACGGATTGATATTCATCGTCGGGTTGACCGGTAACACGCTGGTAGTTTACGTCGTGATCAGAAACGGAGCGATGAAGACCGTCACGAATCTTTACCTGGTGAATTTAGCCATAGCCGATCTGATGTTTCTCGTGTTTTGTGTACCATTCACGACGTGGATGTACATCTACCCGAACTGGATGTTCGGGGAAGAAATGT GTAAATTTGTGAATTATTTGATGGTTGTGACAATGGCAGTCAGTGTAATGACACTAACAGTAATGGGTGTAGATCGATACCATGCGGTCGTGTTTCCAGTAAGATCAAGAGTTTATAG aACGTTTGAACGCGCTGTAGTTGTGATCGGTATCATTTGGGTTGCCGCGTTCATGCTACTTCTGCCGATAGCGATTATCACGCGAATAAAAGCCTTATTCGATCACGGCGGGCAGAAGAATTTCTGTCACGAGTACTGGCCGGTCGAGGCTCAACGCAGAGCGTATACCATCATCGTGTTTGTACTTCTATACTGCCTGCCGCTGTCGATCATAGTCGTCTGCTATCTGTTGATGGCAAAGAATTTATGGATGAGCATCAGTCCAGCATTTCAAGAGTCGAACCACGCGGCGTTGAAAGCTTTCCAAGCGAGGCGACGGGTAGCCAAGATGGTCCTTGTAGTCGTTATAATTTTCGGTCTTTGCTGGTTGCCGATTCATATCGTTCACATACGCAATGATTTCGGTATGACGGGAGCTGACGGCGGAGTTCAAATCATCGATTACGTGTTTAAGATATTCGCTCATTGCATGTCGTACGCGAACAGCGCCGTCAATCCGCTGGTTTACTCGTTTCTCAGCGAGAATTTCCGCAAGTGTTTTCGCATGGCGTTCATTTGCTGCGAGAAGAAACCGCGTAATCGGCGAATATTCACGTTGATGGAACGCGGAGACGTGCAGTCCACGGGTACGAGTTCATCCTCGCGCGCGACTCCGAACAACAAAGAAGCGAGAATAATCGCGCCACCGGTCGATGTCAAAGCGTGCAGCGAGATGGTTTACCCTGAACCAACATCCGTATAA
- the LOC141909075 gene encoding nucleoporin NUP188-like — protein MAAFEGSNKALWQFITGGSILRPQELVQAEITRSKDKLLQGLLGLKKCSGTPGSALKAQKKIDKGPTYEFVLKFSKFLDLDEVLAYDLFSNYLEHDYRGTDEELENALKDDRYGYALLLKLRDYYFTERLYLLLCIKHILSHWQDEDHYYKAQYVKFVESVTENDELIEKIIEQYTNFSAAQAPTWETHGQAMSVHQSKIWMVQNLKEQCELLEILLLYYKDIQHAPKDLLKILKLFKANGFGKHQTNRHLIDENVQHLVKRVGYLQVMVIIEGLDLEYLYQLSAKNSVKDHHILKATTEFPELNSVFCSLGDQSTHAPLLLAWTTIRHLVYDTEDALVTRKLGNTSLHLRVFDFLLNLLKSEPFCGKAVVASVCQYIVYGLLSVVLTVFHEDTLGDSEGLYAVAEMVLKRPFISEDIWEKGFDKGVGMLVQSASSLFPLEFHNFVNLCTSLATSDKEGANKVMKMLRKLPTYTEYLEQNSARDVENVAMDDSTWQLINSKRLYGTNKIVIPKGTYGTVISHPDRAPAIQWEYSYDCFQLLHCECELLLDQVAQGAGMVHESSVMKVLDIVKLLHTLLQADTSLLNDLQPLTSLIFPLIHRFSSLASPPLELIAACLDVLASLANVNPKKIWHNLQHTGFLPFLTENFTNVMDVASGSGLNPGTFGRLLSSYEIPLGTYPVTLSFLDLVANLVQPLAKENMGNTLLSSALFIVREIFPVFQKWRYYHIGRRETLGQKCLDIFHKILNIGGEDADNENDNGLSLRGLCVHCLLYTESGRALLDIVAIGVDTVELALSQQGSANEGIGVDLIQQIRFGFSVLNRLLLLRSSSLPPSPVEQALSTQPANRSQPHVIATIAQYIYHRHDPRLPVLSTLLLNRLAMVSPMSLMACLGNDASSIRDIFLSRLQSYTEDIRLKVVILELLSICVETQPGLTEMFLNIKLTDKSDQDKISKDKKLSETKRKELELGKVSCLNAVLGLLKENQSLLKEDEQIVGHCPPDLLCAVMEFIHALWFGRRETAMAVLRNKNDFWEHVCAPLRSNLPVPADNVALASDVKTASYVIQILALELYGLGSTKLDASLEKVLSTILNEKRIMYWSEYIRDMLILEGKVQEPREIETSESSVLHLLYGWRCFLVVMATYKGNAMKLDDLTKCALLTHVLKGLCSQFTHTLDKLKMKIATVASNLYFTLLRHWIGCLKAYDPTVVLLTNVLHEMSSDSQLNLPSVQIGVPGSLLLILQDKSTTGNKDVSRQCLDDVLNIICPMIVNGVHQLYKVLNSLKKENEGTTDMDLQIKPQVLLLNVLHELIQSYDNPHSWLPVLQSTMVLPTLVSALQYCIQVKQGIHYVQGIVTLFHSLAKIPQAAEALASNNLSQHLCLCVTQLYTRERYPSDDTTTKSKLESDGPVYNNPTWLGIYRLIINLVSHLLATLRYTFLQDALDFVGVHQDRLLQSLATVQMSLAVPQLMEAETTCHLLYELAHFPREWRLHLPHVWEPMMIGVCELMQMCISLFIRPHLLQHVLEKHVSHDSIVERSSPSKLSMSQLSSRIQTQSSTEDIDQPSKQLINGQYYLLRILSQGFSFLRKFSPDLCEIIIDQSMDVSEYEALLAVIFSTPSMDKGIPLSFGTVLACVNQVLRFLTKIDQKASSPSRTGNNNHDLSPITRTLLMFVLENALVVIMSQAIKYLKDGTQSPREKQFLKRELGTELNSFLQSFIRYVRRSGPPSPGGTVLLNRSISQTGAIGLSADQTFLKLVDAFVQQVLR, from the exons ATGGCAGCATTTGAGGG ATCCAATAAAGCTCTCTGGCAGTTCATAACTGGTGGTTCAATACTTCGTCCTCAG GAACTAGTTCAAGCTGAAATTACTCGAAGTAAAGATAAACTTCTTCAGGGATTACTcggcttgaaaaaatgcag TGGCACTCCTGGTTCAGCATTGAAAGCTCAAAAGAAAATCGACAAAGGTCCGACTTAcgaatttgttttgaaatttagcAAATTTCTG GATTTGGATGAAGTTCTCGCTTACGACTTATTTTCGAATTATCTGGAACACGATTATCGAGGCACTGACGAAGAGTTGGAAAACGCGTTGAAAGATGATCGCTACGGTTACGCATTGTTGCTGAAGCTGCGCGATTACTACTTCACGGAACGTCTGTATTTGTTGCTGTGCATTAAACATATACTTAGTCACTGGCAGGACGAGGATCACTATtacaag GCacaatatgtgaaatttgttGAATCGGTCACTGAAAATGATGAACTTATTGAAAAG ATAATTGAAcaatatacaaatttttccGCTGCCCAGGCCCCTACTTGGGAAACACATGGACAGGCTATG TCGGTTCACCAATCAAAGATCTGGATGGTTCAGAATCTTAAAGAACAG TGTGAATTGTTAGAGATACTTTTACTGTATTACAAAGATATTCAACACGCACCCAAGGATTTATTGAAGATTCTTAAACTGTTCAAG GCAAATGGTTTTGGAAAACATCAAACAAATAGACATTtaatagatgaaaatgtgCAGCATTTAGTAAAACGTGTCGG ATATTTACAAGTTATGGTTATCATCGAAGggttagatttagaatatctgTACCAACTCAGCGCTAAAAACAG CGTAAAAgatcatcatattttaaaaGCGACGACTGAGTTCCCTGAATTGAACAGCGTGTTCTGTAGCCTCGGTGACCAGTCGACTCACGCTCCGTTGTTGTTGGCCTGGACAACAATACGCCACCTGGTGTACGATACAGAAGATGCGTTAGTTACTCGTAAACTGGGTAACACGTCGTTGCATTTGCGGGTGTTCGACTTTCTACTGAATCTGTTGAAGAGCGAACCATTTTGTGGAAAAGCG GTGGTCGCCAGTGTATGTCAGTATATAGTGTATGGTTTGTTGAGCGTAGTACTTACTGTATTTCATGAAGATACATTGGGCGATTCTGAG GGTTTGTATGCTGTTGCTGAAATGGTTCTTAAACGTCCGTTCATCAGTGAAGATATTTGGGAGAAA GGTTTTGATAAAGGAGTTGGAATGTTGGTGCAGTCGGCGTCGTCTTTGTTTCCTTTagaatttcataattttgttaATCTATGCACATCGTTAGCCACTAGTGACAAAGAAGGAGCAAATAAG GTTATGAAAATGCTGCGTAAATTGCCGACGTACACGGAATATCTGGAACAGAATAGCGCGCGAGATGTGGAGAATGTAGCGATGGATGATAGCACGTGGCAACTGATCAACTCGAAGCGTCTTTACGGTACTAATAAGATAGTCATACCGAAGGGTACATATGGAACAGTCATTTCACACCCAG ATCGAGCTCCAGCCATTCAATGGGAATATTCATACGATTGTTTTCAACTGTTACATTGTGAGTGTGAATTACTGTTAGATCAAGTTGCACAAGGGGCAG gaaTGGTTCATGAGAGTTCTGTAATGAAGGTTTTAGACATAGTGAAATTGTTGCACACGTTACTGCAAGCTGACACTTCATTGTTGAATGATCTACAGCCATTAACGAGCCTCATTTTTCCTCTAATTCATCG ATTTTCATCCCTTGCATCACCACCGTTGGAACTGATCGCAGCTTGTCTTGACGTTCTTGCCAGCTTAGCTAATGTCAATCCGAAGAAG ATATGGCATAACTTACAACATACAGGATTTCTACCATTCCTTACTGAAAATTTCACGAATGTCATGGATGTGGCTAG CGGGAGTGGACTAAATCCTGGCACTTTTGGGCGTCTGCTTTCGAGCTATGAGATCCCGTTAGGAACCTACCCGGTTACGCTGTCATTTCTCGATTTGGTAGCAAATCTCGTGCAG CCGTTGGCTAAAGAGAATATGGGTAATACATTACTGAGCAGTGCTCTGTTTATCGTACGCGAGATCTTCCCGGTTTTCCAGAAATGGCGATACTATCATATTGGCCGTCGTGAAACTCTAG GTCAAAAATGTCTCGATATTTTCCATAAGATTCTCAATATCGGTGGAGAAGACGCTGACAATGAAAACGATAATGGACTCAGCTTGAGAGGTCTTTGCGTTCACTGTTTGCTGTATACAGAATCGGGGCGAGCACTCTTAGATATTGTAGCTATCGGTGTCGATACCGTAGAGCTCGCGTTATCGCAACAAGGAAG TGCTAATGAAGGAATCGGAGTCGATCTGATTCAACAGATACGATTCGGATTCTCGGTGTTGAATCGTCTGCTGTTGCTGCGATCGTCGAGTTTACCCCCGTCGCCCGTCGAGCAGGCGTTATCGACTCAACCGGCTAACAGATCTCAACCGCACGTTATAGCTACGATCGCTCAATATATCTACCATCGACACGATCCACGTCTGCCTGTCCTCTCTACTCTATTATTAAATAGATTAGCTATG GTTTCACCGATGTCGTTGATGGCGTGTCTCGGAAATGACGCTTCGAGCATACGCGACATATTTCTATCACGGTTACAGTCGTATACAGAA GATATTCGACTGAAGGTCGTGATTTTAGAATTACTGTCGATCTGTGTGGAAACGCAGCCTGGTTTAACGGAAATGTTTCTCAATATCAAACTCACCGATAAATCCGACCAGGATAAGATCAGCAAAGATAAAAAACTGTCGGAAACAAAGAGAAAG GAGCTCGAACTTGGAAAAGTTAGTTGTTTAAACGCCGTTCTCGGTTTACTGAAAGAAAATCAGTCTTTGCTGAAAGAAGATGAACAG ATTGTTGGCCATTGTCCACCGGATCTACTGTGCGCTGTGATGGAGTTTATTCACGCTCTTTGGTTCGGTAGAAGAGAGACTGCGATGGCTGTACTCAGAAACAA GAATGATTTTTGGGAACACGTTTGCGCGCCTTTGAGATCGAATTTGCCAGTTCCTGCTGAT AATGTTGCCCTAGCCAGTGATGTAAAGACAGCCTCGTACGTTATTCAAATATTAGCTCTTGAACTGTATGGTTTAGGCAG CACGAAACTCGATGCCAGTTTGGAGAAGGTCCTGTCGACGATACTTAACGAAAAAAGAATCATGTACTGGTCAGAA TATATTCGGGACATGTTGATACTGGAAGGAAAAGTGCAAGAACCGAGAGAGATCGAAACCTCTGAAAGTAGCGTACTTCATTTACTGTACGGATGGCGATGCTTCCTCGTTGTAATGGCCACATACAAG GGTAACGCCATGAAACTTGATGATCTCACAAAGTGTGCTCTGCTGACGCATGTCCTTAAAGGTTTATGCAGCCAGTTCACTCATACCCTCGacaaattgaagatgaaaatcgCGACTGTTGCCAGCAACCTCTACTTCACTTTACTGAGACATTGGATCGG TTGCTTGAAAGCGTATGATCCTACGGTGGTATTGTTGACTAATGTTCTTCACGAAATGTCGTCGGACAGTCAGTTGAATCTACCGTCAGTTCAAATCGGAGTACCCGGTTCATTGTTACTCATTCTACAAGATAAAAGCACTACAGGAAATAAAG ACGTAAGTCGTCAGTGTTTGGATGATgtattgaatatcatttgtcCGATGATTGTCAACGGTGTTCATCAGCTGtataaagttttgaattctctgaAAAAAGAGAACGAAGGGACTACGGACATGGATTTGCAAATCAAA CCTCAAGTTCTATTATTGAATGTTTTGCACGAACTGATTCAAAGCTATGACAATCCACATTCGTGGTTACCCGTTCTACAAAGTACGATGGTGCTGCCAACTTTAGTATCGGCTCTTCAATACTGCATTCAG GTTAAACAGGGAATTCATTACGTGCAAGGGATAGTTACTCTGTTTCACTCTTTGGCAAAAATTCCTCAG gcaGCTGAAGCTTTAGCCAGTAACAATTTAAGTCAACATCTATGTTTGTGTGTGACACAGTTATACACTAGAGAACGTTACCCTTCTGATGACACGACAACAAAG AGTAAACTGGAATCCGATGGTCCTGTATATAACAATCCAACGTGGTTAGGAATCTATCGTTTGATAATCAACCTCGTTTCGCATTTATTAGCAACGTTACGTTACACTTTCCTACAAGATGCTCTAGACTTCGTCGGGGTTCATCAAGACCGACTATTGCAG agTTTAGCTACAGTACAGATGTCACTGGCAGTTCCTCAGTTAATGGAAGCTGAAACTACCTGTCATCTTCTCTATGAACTGGCTCATTTCCCTCGCGAATGGCGTCTGCATCTTCCGCATGTATGGGAACCTATGATG ATTGGAGTGTGTGAACTGATGCAAATGTGTATATCATTGTTCATCCGGCCTCATTTATTACAACATGTTTTAGAG aaacatGTAAGCCATGACAGTATTGTCGAGCGCAGCTCGCCGTCTAAATTATCGATGAGTCAGTTGAGTAGTCGAATACAAACTCAGTCGTCCACCGAGGATATTGATCAACCGTCTAAACAGCTTATCAATGGACAGTATTATCTGCTGCGTATTTTATCTCAGGGTTTCTCTTTCCTGCGCAAGTTCTCACCGGATTTATGCGAAATCATCATAGACCAG AGTATGGATGTTAGTGAATATGAAGCATTGTTAGCGGTGATATTCAGCACGCCGTCGATGGATAAAGGAATACCTCTATCGTTTGGTACAGTACTCGCTTGTGTCAATCAAGTTCTCAGATTTTTGACAAAG ATCGATCAAAAGGCTTCGTCTCCTTCGAGAACAGGCAATAACAATCACGACCTGTCCCCTATTACTAG GACATTACTAATGTTCGTATTAGAGAATGCGTTGGTTGTTATAATGTCGCAGGCGATTAAATATTTGAAAGACGGTACGCAATCGCCGAGAGAAAAACAATTTCTGAAACGAGAATTAGGAACTGAATTG AACTCGTTTTTGCAAAGTTTCATACGATACGTACGGCGTAGTGGTCCTCCGTCACCAGGTGGCACTGTATTGCTGAACCGATCAATCAGTCAGACCGGTGCGATCGGTTTGAGCGCTGATCAGACATTCTTGAAGTTAGTGGACGCATTTGTGCAGCAAGTTCTCCGGTGA